ATGGAGTGGTGTCAGCAGCAGAAGAATGCAGTAGATGCCACCGCTCGGGCTACAAGGCAGTCCTGTGAAGAAGTCAACCCACCAACCCAGCTTAGGTAAGTCCATGGTTTTGGCCGGGGTGTGATTGGGGACACGAGGGAAGGAACAATGGCGTTCAGGTTTTGGAGGTATAAAGGAGGATGCACAAAGTGGGGTACTCTCTTGGGGGGCTCCCCCAAACAGCacaggagatcccccccccccccaaggaagtaCCCCCTTTCCTTCTACCTTTCAACCCGGGTTGCATAAGTAGCTCCTTTGCTCCACCTGCCCCATCTGCATATATTATTGTGGCAAAGGCAGAATAAGGCCTTTAACTGACTATTGGGCAGTTTTGGCCGTCAATAGGTCTAAGATTGAATCCACCCCCCCTTCCATAATATGGGGGACAACAGCTTGGGGTGAGTGTGAAGCCAGTGGATGAGTGACCCGTTTCATTATAAGCTCCCTCTGGGAGGGCTGTAAAACGTCTCCCTATTTTTTTGTTGCATTAATGTCATAAAGCAGATGTTCCCCTTCAGTACAGCATAATGGCAAATGCAAGATTGCatttgctccccccccacccagaatccAATCCATTTAGCTGAATACAGGTTTATGAGTATGCATACCAACCTCCAGTCAGGATTCCCATTGCCCAGAGTCAAGCCACCAATGCCCAGCAGCAATCCCAAAGCAGATACCGCGGGACCTTCTCTGTCATACTAAAGGATTCCTGAAAATCAATGGAGCTGCAGCTATATAGGCATCAATAGGGATGTCTCAAGATCTACATGCAGGCAGAGGCTGATACAGGTGAAGAAGTATGGACCTACATTTATAAAACAGTTAATATAGGTCAGTGTGCAGAGATCTGTCTGTAGTAAGAAGCCGATAAAGGTGTGTGCAGGATTTTATATACAGGGAGAGGTTGACATAAGTGAGTGAGTAAGGGCCTTTAAAATGAACTGTGGCCACAGCTGCCAAGTAATCATTGTTCTGGCCTCTGAAAGCCTGGGGCAGGCTGTGGGGTGTAATTAAAGGAGGCCATGCTGGTCTTCtggcctgccagcaggaggccacaTTCAGCCAGGCCTCGACCTCAGTGGGCCAATATTAATTTGCTCCAAAGTTGGGCACTTAATGATAACTAGTTATCTGCTGCTCTCAGGCGTCTCCAATGTCACCTCCATGCGGCCGATCAAATTTCACTCGGTAAAATAGAAATGGGCAGACTTGAGGGGTTTTGGGTTCGGCATTAATACTTTAACTTTCCACCTACCTAAACCCACCCAGTGATGTCTTAAGATCATCCCATAGGTCTCTACCAACTCTATTCCCTTGATTTCCTGACCTCAGATCCACTGTAGTTAGGGTTGTCACCACCTCCTACGTGCTGATCTGAGAAAGTGGCAGTAATTAGGACAGAGAAAAGACAGAACTGACAATCTTAGCCCCGTCCGTTTGCTGATGCTTGCAGACAGTGATTTGGAAAGGGGCAGTGTGCAGCCATCCCTGTGGGAGGTGGAGGAAATTTTGGGAAAGTTGGATTAGGTTGTGCAAGCCCTCAGCACCCAATTTTGCCTTATTTACCATCAGTAAGTCAACGTTTTGGACAGGGATGCAGAAGATTGAACCCAGAATGATACTGGTCGGAATTCCCTGGTCttagcgattcacttttcccattgGCAGCACACCCCTGGCGGTGGGTTTcatggcagcgtggggtggttatAATGCTAAATCCCATCGACAAGCAGTAGGGAGATAGATGCCTACTGCTAGCCAACTGTATGCAGCCGAGAAACACTGGGGGACGAAAGAATTCAGCCCACTGTCACCTCTAAATTTGGATTAAAATCTGAAACCTCAAATTTGACTATTTTCGATGTTGTGAACTGCAGGACTAGATCACCTGAAACCACTTTTGCAGTGTAAAAACAGACACCTAAACATAATCTAACAGAAGTCTTGaaaaataaactttgttttggTATTCTGGTATGATATCAAGAAAATAAATGAGCACTGTGAGAAACTAGTGCACAATGAAACAAATTAGTTCCAGTATTTCAGCAAACCAAGTTAATAGTTGGTTCTTGTGCTTAATTCCCCTGTAAAATTTTATAAGTGAAACTATACAGATGAAAATATGTTGGCTGCCTCCATATGTGACTGTTTTGAGTCAGGTTTCTCCCTGTAGTATCTTTCAACATTTGTGAAGATATTATTGGAACATAATTTGTTCAGAAAATGTTATAAATATATATATCTAAGAAAGATAAAAAAATGTTCTTGAAATGCAGTTTATTTTTAAGAAATCTACACAGCCATTGTTCGTATGCTTATTGCAGTCCTTTCTCTGCTTTCTTCAGCAAGTTTATTAGTTCTACAACTGTTCATCATTCCAGTCTTTTGTATAATAGTCAAGATTTATCTTTAAAGGTATCTGGGCATCGATATACAGTTCTTTTCTTTTGCTTTTCTTTTTCATGCTTAACAGAATACAAAGGGCAATGGTAAAGAAAATAGCAGAGACAATGATCATTGTGATCGCAATGGGAATGATTGGAGGTGAGCAGGGAATGTCTAATGTCTGTAATAATGGACATGGATTTGGTTCAGTTTCTTCCTCTTCCGTGAAGTGAGTTTGTCTGTGCACCAGCTCTTCCAAGTAACTTTTATTACTCACAGTTTCATTGACAAACAAATTGACCATTACCGTGGAATGAAGTGGTTGTGGTTGCCCAAGGTCACTGACCTTTACCAGTAGTTGATACAAACCATAGTCTTTGCGTAACAGTTTCTCCTGCAATGTAATATTTCCCGTTGCGGTATTGATTCCAAACACATGAGGGGCTGGGCCATTTCTCCCAACAATACTATAAGTCATGACGGCATTAATACCAGCATCATGATCAATCGCATAAATCTCTGCCACTGCGGATCCTTGAGGTGTGTTAGGGGGCACCAGAAGCCATGAGATATTTGACTGAGGAAGTAACACTGTTGGAGGATTATCATTTATATCCAGAACAAACACAGTTATTTTTGCAGTTGCGGAGAGGGATGGTTTCCCGCCATCTACAGCCTCAACCCAGAAGATATGCATGGTATTTTTCTCTCTGTCCACTGAAGAATTGCAGCGTAAGGTTCCTCTTGTGTTGTCCATTAAGAAATTACTGCTACCATTTAGGATAGACACAGTAACATTTCCATTAGACCCTGCATCTAAATCTGTTACATTGATAACCCCAATTTCACCACGTCTTGGGAAATTTTCTGGAATAAAGAATGTATAGTCATTGGTGAGGAAGGAGGGCACATTATCATTCTGGTCCAAGACATTAATGGTTACAATGATATCTGTCTTTCTGGGAGGAACTCCCTGATCGGAAGCAGAAACAGTAAACCTGTAGAGTTTCTCTTTTTCCCTGTCCAGTGTAATGGACACTGTTAAATTTCCTGTCGATCGTTCGATTGAAAAGATGGGTAAAGCATCAGGCCCCAGGTGGTAGACCACTTCCCCATTCTGACCACCATCTGCATCTGTTGCAGACATTTTCAGCAAGAAAACCCCAGGTGCATTGTTTTCCTCAATGAAAGCCTCAAAGGAACTTTGGTAAAATTGTGGAGAATTGTCATTTTCATCAGTAACCATGACATGTATTGTTAGATCATGAAGAGTATGAGGATCTCCTGCCTTAATGACAATTTCATACTGGTTTTCAAGTTCATGATCTaaaacctgtgatgtgacaaccaaATGTTTATTTCTTGACTTTCCATAGGCTTTTAAATAGAAAGGCACGTCACCACTGATGTAGAGTGCCCCTTTTAGATAATGATCTGGGTCAGTTACCTCTAGTAGGGCAATCGGGGTGTTTTCAGGTGCAGTCTCCTTCAGGTAAATCACACCATCTGCCTGGTTAGCTATATAGCTGATCTCCAACTTTGGACTATATTTGCTGCTGTGAACGATGGACACTGTAATTTGAACCATAGTTGGTTTACAGCCCAGACTATTAGCAATGATTGTGAGCTTATGTTCAGGGGATGTCTCTGGACTTCTATTTCCAGAAAATGTAATAAGCCCAGTGGCACTATCTAAGGTAAATAGCTTCTTGGATTCATCCTGCACACGATTTCCATAAGAATAAGTGATTTCAGCATTAGGGCCGAGGTCTGCATCTACAGCATGAAGCTGTGCCACCACACCGTTGGAGGACATATTTTCGGGGATTTGGACATCAAACTCGGATATATTAAATACAGGGCAGTTGTCGTCAACATCTTGAATATTGATCAGAAGTGTCGCTGTCCCAGATAAAGGCGGTAGGCCACCATCCACGGCCACGATTTTCATCTCATACAAATCCTTTGCCTCCCTATCCAGCGACTGCTGAACAACAATGAAAGGTGTTTCACCATCTTTCAAATGGAAAACATTCTGGCTATTTTCAAGATAATAATTCTGAATGCCGTTCTTCCCAGCGTCATTGTCGTTGGCAAAATAGTCAATTCCAAACGATTTGCCTACAGGTGCATCCTCTGGAATAGAAAGTTTAATCACTTGTTGGGTGAAAAACGGTGCATTATCGTTGACATCCAGGATGACTATCTTAACTTTCACCATTTTCAGATACTGATCAACGCATAGAATAATCACATTTACTTCCTGCATACAAGGAGTACCGTGGAATTCAATTGGACATAGAGCTTCCCTGTCGATTCTCTGCTTTGTTGTGTACAGCTCCCCACTTTCGCTATTGAGGGTCACATAATCCATTTCTTTCATGAATCTGTAAGCCAGTGAATCACAATCAGTATCTGATGGCAAAGGTAAATCATTGGCTATACTCCCAATGTAAACCCCTTCATCTTCACCCTCTTGCACTTTATATTCCAGTTCTGTGGCCAGGTGGCTATGTATCTTGTGGCAGAGCATCATTAGAAGTATGTAGACCAGTTTCTGTGGAACAAAATATTTGTTATTTCATGTGGTGATACATGTAGTAATAAATGTTTCACTTGCGTCTGCCGCTATGGATTTCAAAGGCAAGCAAAATCATTATTCTCTAAGACAGCTTTTTGTTTAGTTGTGAATTTTATCCTGTTCAAAGAGAAGGATATTAATCActcgccggaattctccggccgttgcgattcactgttcccccaggcagcgcattcccgcTTATGGTTTCCAATGGAAAATccaattgacaagcggcaggaagttagaatcccaccgccaacaaacggcacgccaccgagaaacacgtggctggtggACTGGAGAAGCTCGCCCACTATTATTGAAAATGACAGTATCAACATTCAACACTTTGAAATGTGGTAGAGAATGATTTACTGGAGGATACGGTTTCCTTAGCAAGATTGTGCCTTCAGCAAGATTTTCTGGAATTGTACACAACCTTGGTAAgagtgcatctggagtattgtggataGTTTTGAGTTCCTTATCCGCGGAAAGTTAAACTTGCCACCGAGGGAATGCAACGGAGGTTCACCAGACCCTGGGATAtattatgaggagagtttgaggaaactgggcctgtatctcaaagaatgagaggtgacctccaTCGAAACAGACAACTTCTTACAGAGCGTGACAAGGTGGATGTTGGTTGGAAGTTTTGCCTGGCTGGTAAGACCCCGGGACACAGTGTTAGAATAAGGGGGCGGGctatttaagattgagatgaggaagaatttcttcactcacagggtggagaatctttgaaattctctatcccagagggctgtaaAAGCTCAATCATTGAAAATGTTACAGACAGAAATTAATAGTTTTCTGCATACTGAtgacatcaaaggatatggggatagcATGGGAAGGTAGTGTTGAGGTAGACTATCGGCTATGATCTAATTAAATAGCGGAGCAGTCTTGATGAGcttaatggcctactcctattcctatctTATGTTCCTGTGTCAATGAGCATGCCCTCCTTTTAAAGCAATTCACACTGaaaatacagaaagatttccattGATCAGACGATGGTCCCACTGATGTGAAGAAAATGCTTAACCAGATAAAACAAGCTCCATTTGAACCATAATAGGACTAGTGTCCGAGCGGAAAGAGTAAATAGGGAGGTGACGAATGCTTTAAGCCAGCACGACATGGCAAGGGTGCTAGAGGTATTGAGACCAGTTTAAAGAGAAACAAATGGAATGGGAAAGATTGTATCAAAAAGAGAAAAAATAATCAGGGAATAGATAAGTTATAGGATAGGAGTGTAAAAAGATGGTTTAAAATGAGAGGTAATGCAATGATTAAGCAGTGATTTTCAAAAGGGGGTCGCGAcccatggatggatcgctggatggtatGGCATGGGTTTCCAAAAGGACACCAAAATAAACTCCAAATATTGCCTGATTATGATTACCGTTTAATCTCTAGATAAATTCTCACTGCGTTACAGTGTATCACCACGCGAGGCTGATGAAAAAGCAATGCCGTGCACCTCATTGCCTCTCTGGCCTAGAGTATAGGTGCGCAGTTCACAGTCAGAGACCTGTAAAAGTCTCTTGCGGTGATTTATCCTGTTACTGTGTTCGCCGTCAGGATctgtattatttcttgagttcagtgtgGCACGAACAAACCCCATGCGTATTTTATCTTTCTCTCGGTTAAGCTGGATGTAcagtctcctccagccctacatgcCCCTCTGTCCACTCTTTCCACTTCCAAATTGTCTCTCCACACTggggctcttgtccttcaaggacATTTCTTTTTTTCATCATGTCCCCTGCCGCTATGCATCCCCTCTTCCCAGGTACTCGTCCCCAAGCATCAGGTTCTGCTGCGTAGTTCCATGGACTCCATCAGCCGAATCGGTTCCTCTGCAGCAAGGACTTTTGCATCTACCTTTATTGGGGCTTGAATTGTTCACAAAAGATGACATTAGCTGGCGACTAAATTACACTCATGTATATAGGAGCCAGCAAAATGTTGCAGGTGCATGGAATGGAATGTGTCTGCACGTTTTGCATATTGGTCAGCTGAGCTGTGCCCAGCATTGTTTTTTTTTAGCATGCTTTCGGTCTGTTACACATTTACCTGGGAAAAGGTACTGACAGGCGACCAGTGACATTCTGTCTGACCGTGTTTTTAGTTCAGCCATTAGGGCTCCTGTTTCTGAAGTTGAAGTTTTCAGTTTAATTTACTATCCGAGTTTGTGTTAGGTTTTGAACGCGTGATCATGGTGTTGTTAAAACTGTGCAATATTGAGCCTGTCAATCTTTCTGGCATTTGCTTACAATTTTCCAAATGCTGACAATGGGTGTGAAGAAATATAATAATCAAATAATCCTGAGTTCCGCCCGTTAGCAATGTGTCAGGGTGGAGCTGTTGTTTAAGGTGAACAGCAGCTCAATTTAAAAATATACATTCAATAATACAGAAATGCCAATAAAGAGTGTGACTTTTTAAAAGTAATTATGGAGAATCTTTTGTGAATGTGGCATGGGTCGCGATATTCTGTAAATGTGGGTCGctcgaaaaagtttgaaaaacactgcaattAAGAATGAATTAGTCTGCCCGTACAGCATCATGTTTACAGTAAAAAAGGAGAACTAGGAGCAATAATACATTACAAGGAAACAGATAGATTTGGGATTCCTAAGACATGATTGGAAAAAGATCAGGACTACAAATTAAACATTCCAGGATATAACATATTTAGAAAGATGGAGAGGGAAAAAAGGGATGTGGTGCTGCTGAATCTACTGAAGATAACATAATGAAAAGGGACGCGGCTATCTGTGAGACAGAAATAGAATCCATGTCAACAGAAATAAGAGATAACAAAAACAATTCATCACAGTTATAGGAGTCATCTACGCAGCACCTAATAAACAAAGGGATCGGGAGGAAGAAATATTAAACCAAATTATGGAAATGAGTAGAAAACATAAGATAATAAAAATAATCATGGAGGATTTCAACTAACTTGACATTATTTTGCCATGATGTGAAGATGCTGGCGTTggattgggcacagtaagaagttttacaacaccatgttgtccaacaggtttgcttcgaatcactagctttaggagcgcaGCCCCTTCCTCAGGTGGACTAAAAAAAATAAAACTATAAAATAATTCTGAGATTCACCTGAAgagggagctgtgctccgaaagctagtgatttgaaacaaaccagttggactttaacctggtgttgtaagacttattatttGCCAGCAGAAGATCGGTGTAGGGTATAGGGAAATGGAGTTCCATTAAAGATTTCTTTCAAGCATCGTCTGTAAGAA
This portion of the Scyliorhinus torazame isolate Kashiwa2021f chromosome 5, sScyTor2.1, whole genome shotgun sequence genome encodes:
- the LOC140420981 gene encoding protocadherin-20-like, which encodes MDLKSIFCMDCTGSVLQKLVYILLMMLCHKIHSHLATELEYKVQEGEDEGVYIGSIANDLPLPSDTDCDSLAYRFMKEMDYVTLNSESGELYTTKQRIDREALCPIEFHGTPCMQEVNVIILCVDQYLKMVKVKIVILDVNDNAPFFTQQVIKLSIPEDAPVGKSFGIDYFANDNDAGKNGIQNYYLENSQNVFHLKDGETPFIVVQQSLDREAKDLYEMKIVAVDGGLPPLSGTATLLINIQDVDDNCPVFNISEFDVQIPENMSSNGVVAQLHAVDADLGPNAEITYSYGNRVQDESKKLFTLDSATGLITFSGNRSPETSPEHKLTIIANSLGCKPTMVQITVSIVHSSKYSPKLEISYIANQADGVIYLKETAPENTPIALLEVTDPDHYLKGALYISGDVPFYLKAYGKSRNKHLVVTSQVLDHELENQYEIVIKAGDPHTLHDLTIHVMVTDENDNSPQFYQSSFEAFIEENNAPGVFLLKMSATDADGGQNGEVVYHLGPDALPIFSIERSTGNLTVSITLDREKEKLYRFTVSASDQGVPPRKTDIIVTINVLDQNDNVPSFLTNDYTFFIPENFPRRGEIGVINVTDLDAGSNGNVTVSILNGSSNFLMDNTRGTLRCNSSVDREKNTMHIFWVEAVDGGKPSLSATAKITVFVLDINDNPPTVLLPQSNISWLLVPPNTPQGSAVAEIYAIDHDAGINAVMTYSIVGRNGPAPHVFGINTATGNITLQEKLLRKDYGLYQLLVKVSDLGQPQPLHSTVMVNLFVNETVSNKSYLEELVHRQTHFTEEEETEPNPCPLLQTLDIPCSPPIIPIAITMIIVSAIFFTIALCILLSMKKKSKRKELYIDAQIPLKINLDYYTKDWNDEQL